A portion of the Acidobacteriaceae bacterium genome contains these proteins:
- the pyrF gene encoding orotidine-5'-phosphate decarboxylase, which yields MNPVIEKFERAGSLVCVGLDSELGLLPERFQSQAEPQLAFNRWVIEETREYIGAYKLNAAFYEARGAQGVLEMERTVAFLREAAPKAVTICDAKRADIGNTNRGYVESIFDAMGFDAVTLHPYLGSEALKPFLERDDKLSIVLCRTSNPGAGELQDLLVEGQPLWKRVAHQVSTQWNARGNCALVVGATWPEEMREVRATAATLPFLVPGIGAQGGDVRAVVDAGLDGRGGGLMISSSRGVIFAESPRAAAQALHQEIEEARVTKSAR from the coding sequence ATGAATCCAGTGATCGAGAAGTTTGAACGTGCAGGCTCATTGGTTTGTGTTGGGTTGGACTCTGAGCTGGGCTTGCTGCCGGAGCGGTTTCAGTCGCAGGCGGAGCCGCAACTGGCGTTCAACCGTTGGGTGATTGAAGAGACGCGCGAGTATATCGGTGCGTACAAGTTGAACGCTGCGTTCTATGAGGCCCGTGGCGCGCAGGGCGTACTGGAGATGGAGCGCACGGTTGCGTTTCTTCGCGAGGCTGCACCGAAAGCTGTGACGATCTGCGATGCGAAGCGGGCGGACATCGGCAATACGAATCGCGGCTACGTGGAGTCGATCTTTGATGCGATGGGCTTCGATGCGGTGACGCTGCATCCGTATCTTGGGAGCGAGGCGCTGAAGCCGTTTCTGGAGCGTGACGATAAGTTGTCGATCGTGCTCTGCCGCACGTCGAACCCCGGTGCGGGCGAGTTGCAGGACCTGCTGGTTGAAGGGCAGCCTTTGTGGAAGCGGGTTGCGCACCAGGTGAGCACGCAGTGGAACGCTCGCGGCAACTGCGCGCTGGTGGTTGGAGCGACGTGGCCGGAGGAGATGCGCGAAGTGCGTGCGACGGCTGCGACGCTGCCGTTCCTTGTGCCGGGTATCGGGGCGCAGGGCGGTGATGTGCGTGCGGTGGTGGATGCTGGGCTGGATGGTCGCGGTGGCGGGCTGATGATTTCCAGCTCGCGCGGAGTGATCTTTGCGGAGAGTCCGCGGGCGGCAGCGCAGGCG
- the pyrE gene encoding orotate phosphoribosyltransferase encodes MKQIAQAILEIGAAGFCASQPITFKSGIVSPVYCDNRRFPFWPTQWKQVIEGFAQVIAEEELACDVIAGVEAAGIPHSAALGFATAKPSVFVRKQAKDHGTKKLVEGGDVAGKRVVLVEDLVTTGMSSLAAIEMLRAEGAEVTDCFAIISYGFAEAEEKFRDAGVTLHALTTFGEVLETASAEGRVSEGEAAAVREWLRDPRDWRPRA; translated from the coding sequence GTGAAGCAGATAGCGCAGGCAATTCTGGAGATTGGTGCGGCGGGTTTTTGCGCGTCGCAGCCGATCACGTTCAAGAGCGGTATCGTGTCGCCGGTTTACTGCGACAATCGCCGCTTTCCGTTTTGGCCGACACAGTGGAAGCAGGTGATCGAAGGCTTCGCGCAGGTGATCGCGGAAGAAGAGCTCGCGTGCGATGTGATTGCGGGCGTTGAGGCTGCGGGTATTCCGCACTCGGCTGCGCTGGGGTTTGCGACGGCCAAGCCGAGCGTGTTTGTGCGCAAGCAGGCCAAGGACCACGGCACGAAGAAGCTGGTCGAAGGTGGCGATGTTGCGGGCAAGCGTGTGGTGCTGGTTGAAGACCTGGTGACGACGGGTATGAGTTCGCTGGCGGCGATTGAGATGCTGCGGGCGGAAGGTGCCGAGGTTACGGACTGCTTCGCCATCATCAGCTACGGCTTTGCGGAGGCGGAAGAGAAGTTCCGCGACGCAGGTGTGACGCTGCATGCATTGACGACGTTTGGAGAGGTGCTGGAGACGGCGTCGGCCGAGGGCCGCGTGAGTGAAGGCGAGGCTGCTGCCGTGCGTGAGTGGCTGCGTGATCCGCGCGACTGGAGGCCACGCGCATGA
- a CDS encoding class I mannose-6-phosphate isomerase: MGLLVLEPILKERIWGVEQLPAPYPQPEPGKPIGEVWLTALECPVAEGGEPGKRLGDLLPDFPLLLKILLPKEKLSVQVHPNDEEARLIGEARGKTECWYILEAEPGAEIALGLKPGVKVEDLAASIADGTMESKMKMVPVKAGDLAFVDAGTIHAIGPGMTVLETQEYSDVTYRLYDYGRPRELHLQQGLAVSKMETKAGLVAAEEHEQYTRLVGCEYFAVDELKLTANEATPLDAVGKLQIFVALVEGASLRALDGSEETRLPKGQAVVLPAGEGAYVVRAHAGGKVMRILEP; this comes from the coding sequence ATGGGACTGCTGGTTCTTGAGCCGATCTTGAAGGAACGCATATGGGGCGTGGAGCAACTGCCCGCCCCATACCCTCAGCCGGAACCCGGCAAGCCGATCGGTGAGGTGTGGCTGACGGCGTTGGAGTGTCCTGTTGCCGAGGGCGGGGAGCCGGGCAAGAGGCTGGGCGATCTGCTGCCTGACTTTCCCCTGCTGCTGAAGATTCTGCTGCCCAAGGAGAAGCTGAGTGTGCAGGTGCATCCCAATGATGAGGAAGCACGGCTTATTGGCGAGGCCCGCGGCAAGACGGAGTGCTGGTACATCCTGGAGGCGGAGCCTGGAGCAGAGATTGCGTTGGGTCTGAAGCCCGGGGTGAAGGTCGAAGACCTGGCTGCGTCGATTGCCGACGGCACGATGGAAAGCAAGATGAAGATGGTGCCGGTGAAGGCTGGCGATCTGGCCTTCGTCGATGCCGGAACGATCCACGCGATTGGGCCCGGGATGACGGTGCTGGAGACGCAGGAGTACAGCGATGTGACGTATCGGCTGTACGACTATGGGCGTCCGCGCGAGTTGCATTTGCAGCAGGGACTGGCTGTTTCGAAGATGGAGACGAAGGCTGGGCTGGTCGCTGCGGAAGAGCATGAGCAGTACACGCGGCTTGTCGGGTGCGAGTACTTTGCGGTGGATGAGCTGAAGCTGACGGCCAACGAAGCGACTCCGCTGGATGCGGTGGGCAAACTGCAGATCTTTGTTGCTCTTGTGGAAGGCGCTTCGCTGCGGGCGTTGGACGGCAGCGAGGAGACGCGGCTGCCGAAGGGGCAGGCTGTGGTGCTGCCTGCGGGGGAGGGAGCGTACGTTGTTCGCGCACATGCGGGTGGTAAGGTGATGCGTATTCTCGAACCCTAG
- a CDS encoding alpha-amylase family glycosyl hydrolase translates to MKQLLALACLLTGSAVMSAQVKIDKVDPPNWWAQMPKPMLLVHGEGLKTATFSLSDKSLRVERVVPSENGHWAQVWLAASPTKPETVILRARVGAEHAEASYRFEQRKAASAGFAGFNSSDVMYLIMTDRFADGDLKNDGLHADAAASSADAAQQRALVRGWHGGDLRGIEDHLKYIQELGATTVWMTPVYQNHEADSYHGYGATDMYRVDEHYGTLEDLQSLGKALHARGMKLVLDTVPNHVGPANPWLADAPAPDWFHGTKANHEEAESDFQALIDPHASERDKRATQQGWFANALPDMNTSSPAVAQYLRQNAIWWIEETGADGLRIDTYPYVERAFWHEFHATLRKLYPRLTSVGETFSPNPVFTSSYAGGVTRVGVDTGLDTPFDFPTYFAVREVFLKGKSMDKLTDVLADDSLYPHPERLPMFIGNHDTSRFREEASSDAAMREAFAYVMLSRGFPQIYSGDELAMRGKDDPDNRRDFPGGFTDQKVSAFTAAGRVGEQATMFDWVSTLAKVRRENPALSCGAEQLLETDKDTLVFLRDMRHAAAPEACGAQKASEERALVVIHRGAAEKRTVPIDETWMMGCRLGKPVVGKSTAEVVGGQKDDLQLALEKDDVLVIPCQ, encoded by the coding sequence ATGAAGCAATTGCTGGCTCTGGCTTGTTTGTTGACGGGAAGCGCTGTGATGAGCGCTCAGGTGAAGATCGATAAGGTTGATCCTCCTAACTGGTGGGCGCAGATGCCGAAGCCAATGTTGCTCGTTCATGGTGAAGGTCTGAAGACTGCGACGTTTTCGCTGAGCGATAAATCGCTGCGGGTGGAGCGTGTGGTGCCGAGCGAGAATGGGCACTGGGCGCAGGTGTGGCTGGCTGCTTCGCCGACGAAGCCCGAGACGGTGATTCTGCGCGCGCGGGTGGGGGCAGAGCACGCTGAGGCGAGCTATCGCTTCGAGCAGCGCAAGGCTGCGTCGGCGGGGTTTGCAGGCTTTAATTCGAGCGACGTGATGTACCTCATCATGACCGACCGCTTCGCGGATGGCGATTTGAAGAACGATGGCCTGCACGCCGATGCTGCTGCTTCCAGCGCAGATGCGGCGCAGCAGCGCGCGTTGGTTCGTGGATGGCATGGCGGCGATCTGCGCGGGATCGAAGATCATCTGAAGTACATTCAAGAGCTTGGCGCCACGACGGTGTGGATGACGCCGGTGTATCAGAACCATGAGGCTGACAGCTATCACGGCTATGGTGCGACGGATATGTATCGCGTGGACGAGCACTATGGCACGCTGGAGGACCTTCAGTCGCTGGGCAAGGCTCTGCATGCGCGCGGCATGAAGCTGGTGCTGGACACGGTGCCGAACCATGTTGGGCCGGCGAACCCCTGGCTGGCCGATGCGCCTGCGCCGGACTGGTTCCATGGAACGAAGGCGAATCATGAAGAGGCCGAGAGTGACTTTCAGGCGTTGATTGATCCGCACGCGAGCGAACGTGACAAGCGGGCGACGCAGCAGGGATGGTTTGCGAACGCGTTGCCGGACATGAATACGAGTAGCCCGGCGGTGGCGCAGTATCTGCGGCAGAACGCGATCTGGTGGATTGAAGAGACGGGCGCGGATGGGCTGCGTATTGATACGTATCCGTATGTCGAGCGGGCGTTCTGGCATGAGTTTCATGCGACGCTGCGGAAGCTGTATCCGCGGCTGACGTCTGTGGGGGAGACGTTCTCGCCGAACCCAGTGTTTACGTCGTCCTATGCGGGCGGAGTGACGCGCGTGGGTGTGGATACGGGCTTGGATACGCCGTTCGATTTCCCGACGTACTTCGCGGTGCGTGAGGTCTTTCTGAAGGGCAAGTCGATGGACAAGCTGACGGATGTGCTGGCGGATGATTCGCTGTATCCGCACCCGGAGCGTCTGCCGATGTTTATCGGTAACCACGATACGTCGCGGTTCCGCGAAGAGGCTTCCAGCGATGCGGCGATGCGTGAGGCGTTTGCGTACGTGATGCTGTCACGCGGCTTCCCGCAGATTTACTCCGGCGACGAGCTTGCGATGCGTGGCAAGGATGATCCTGACAATCGCCGCGACTTTCCGGGCGGGTTTACGGACCAGAAGGTGAGCGCGTTTACGGCGGCTGGCCGTGTGGGCGAGCAGGCGACGATGTTCGACTGGGTGTCGACGCTGGCGAAGGTGCGGCGGGAGAACCCGGCGCTGAGCTGCGGTGCGGAACAGTTGCTGGAGACGGACAAGGACACGCTCGTCTTCCTGCGCGATATGCGCCATGCGGCAGCGCCGGAGGCGTGCGGAGCGCAGAAGGCAAGTGAAGAGCGTGCGCTGGTCGTGATCCATCGCGGTGCGGCGGAGAAGCGTACGGTGCCGATTGATGAAACGTGGATGATGGGCTGCCGGTTGGGCAAGCCGGTTGTGGGCAAGTCGACGGCTGAGGTTGTGGGCGGGCAGAAGGATGACCTGCAACTTGCGTTGGAGAAAGACGACGTTCTTGTCATCCCATGCCAGTGA
- a CDS encoding TonB-dependent receptor — MYSPFGNSRRSKLRSFALMAALLAAGTGSLLAQSDTGRITGTAVDSTGALLPGAAVKLVNVDTGAVEDRTTGSGGEFTFPAEMRGHYRIEISMPGFNTQKQAFELQVQQVQTISFKLVTGGTSTTVDVTDAAPVVDTSTSSTGGVVEGTQVVDLPVNGRNFTQFATLMPGVTRGAPASAASGQSGAVETFRYKDSGGAALSVNGLRQQANNFLLDGVDNNEALVNTIIFFSPPEAVQEFRVTTSVAPAEFGRAGGAIVNTSIKSGTNQIHGSAFGLYRAAAFDANPNYFSPTTAKPSFQKKTFGGSIGLPIWKDKLFFFADYQGLRQKVPQAAGFVTVPTARMRQGDFGELVGLGTTTLPDPTLTGCTSVTTLNGHTYSTVTGAGGLTAQQVYNASADNGAIFDPTTCTQFGTTANPNLIPLARRNAAAMNYFNAYDAPTRSGVIQNFYALRSSLLNYNDMDARLDFHPTAKDSFFVRFSYAQDDNPINSEFSALPAGYGSGNNVTRPRGGAFGYTRILTSNLINEFRFGYNKDIYSYLPPLYNQAVSANLGIVNANRNAQLGGGALIGGSSTEIEYTGDGGPYSVPQHTMQFADAVTWTHKNHTFKAGVNFINREVDFFQGNDGKGFFQIGGPNYPGTGRFTGYESSELVSGFTDYIIGPSTNYFYTKNTEDGFFAQDDWKITPRLTLNLGVRYDLYTSPYEVYNNQGNYDIASGTIFAAGQNGHSRSLVNTDKNNIAPRIGFAYDVFGNGKTSIRGGYGIFYFLDRGGVGNQLSNNPGYNGTYSYLASAGYRVTFTGQVAAGTNDASATKAALPLPVVATTADPGTATVIAVRPTNQNSQIQQFNLQVQQAIDHYTSLTVSYVGTTSQHLMTWFNANQPYLGGTGSTTTGVAGGLIYPTRGTITEGCACGSSNYNGLQMQVTRNMPNGLTLTGAYTYSHTLDNSNGAFSTNSGSGRIQIKANGQPDFLSNYGNSDQDIRHVLVASATYKLPFGRGQKFGSNVPWYIDEVIGGWQINPLYTLTSGSPFDFSTSGTNSLADNRPDVLSYKPSSHARLGGANSVAGQYVYFTGTFTTPPTSTAGGYTRVGNLSRNKYYGPGYNDLDMSAFKGFHITQRVNAEFRAQAFNLFNHPQFTNPDSTIHDGAASGANYVVSPTQTGSFGTISGIRYESQREVELGFRVSF; from the coding sequence ATGTATTCACCTTTTGGAAATAGCCGTCGTTCGAAGCTTCGTAGCTTCGCTCTGATGGCGGCGCTTCTGGCGGCCGGGACAGGATCCCTGCTGGCCCAAAGCGATACAGGACGTATCACCGGAACGGCGGTCGATTCGACCGGAGCTCTGCTCCCCGGCGCCGCCGTAAAGCTCGTTAATGTAGATACCGGCGCTGTCGAGGACAGGACGACCGGTTCGGGTGGCGAGTTCACCTTCCCGGCTGAGATGCGTGGTCACTACCGCATCGAGATTTCGATGCCCGGCTTCAACACCCAGAAGCAGGCGTTCGAGCTTCAGGTGCAGCAGGTGCAGACGATCTCCTTTAAGCTAGTCACCGGCGGCACCAGCACAACGGTCGACGTAACGGATGCCGCTCCTGTGGTCGATACCTCAACCTCATCCACCGGTGGCGTCGTTGAAGGCACCCAGGTGGTTGACCTTCCGGTGAACGGTCGCAACTTCACCCAGTTCGCCACTCTGATGCCGGGCGTTACGCGTGGTGCTCCGGCTTCGGCGGCTTCCGGCCAATCTGGTGCGGTGGAAACCTTCCGCTACAAGGACTCTGGTGGTGCTGCACTTTCGGTAAACGGACTTCGCCAGCAGGCTAACAACTTCCTGCTCGACGGCGTGGATAACAACGAAGCCTTGGTCAACACGATCATCTTCTTTTCTCCACCGGAAGCCGTGCAGGAGTTCCGTGTCACCACCTCGGTGGCGCCAGCAGAGTTCGGCCGCGCAGGCGGCGCAATCGTGAACACCTCTATCAAGTCGGGTACGAACCAGATCCACGGATCGGCTTTCGGCCTGTACCGTGCGGCGGCGTTCGATGCGAACCCCAACTACTTCTCGCCAACGACGGCGAAGCCTTCGTTCCAGAAGAAGACGTTCGGTGGCAGCATCGGCCTTCCTATCTGGAAGGACAAGCTGTTTTTCTTTGCTGATTATCAGGGCCTGCGTCAGAAGGTTCCGCAGGCAGCTGGCTTCGTCACCGTTCCTACGGCGCGCATGCGCCAGGGTGATTTCGGCGAACTGGTGGGCCTCGGAACGACCACGCTTCCCGACCCCACGTTGACGGGTTGCACCAGTGTGACCACGCTGAATGGGCATACGTACAGCACCGTGACCGGCGCTGGCGGCTTGACCGCGCAGCAGGTTTATAACGCAAGTGCAGATAACGGCGCGATTTTCGATCCGACCACTTGCACCCAGTTCGGTACGACAGCAAATCCGAACTTGATTCCCCTTGCCCGCCGGAACGCTGCGGCGATGAATTACTTCAACGCCTATGATGCCCCGACGCGTTCGGGCGTCATCCAGAACTTCTATGCGCTGCGTAGCTCGCTGCTGAACTACAACGACATGGATGCTCGCCTTGACTTCCATCCGACGGCGAAGGACTCGTTCTTTGTGCGCTTCAGCTATGCGCAGGACGATAACCCAATCAACAGCGAATTCAGCGCCCTGCCTGCTGGTTATGGCTCGGGTAACAATGTAACGCGTCCTCGCGGCGGAGCCTTTGGCTACACGCGCATCCTTACGTCGAACCTCATCAACGAGTTCCGTTTCGGCTACAACAAGGACATCTACTCTTACCTGCCGCCCCTGTACAACCAGGCGGTTTCTGCCAACCTCGGCATCGTGAACGCGAACCGTAACGCCCAGCTGGGTGGTGGTGCGCTCATCGGTGGCAGCAGCACGGAAATCGAGTACACCGGTGACGGTGGGCCGTACTCTGTGCCGCAGCACACCATGCAGTTTGCGGATGCTGTGACGTGGACGCACAAGAACCACACGTTCAAAGCAGGTGTGAACTTCATCAACCGCGAAGTGGACTTCTTCCAGGGCAACGACGGTAAGGGTTTCTTCCAAATCGGTGGACCGAACTATCCGGGCACGGGCCGCTTCACGGGCTATGAGTCTTCGGAACTCGTTTCGGGCTTTACCGATTACATCATTGGACCGTCGACCAACTACTTCTATACGAAGAATACGGAAGATGGCTTCTTCGCTCAGGACGACTGGAAGATCACTCCGCGTCTGACGCTGAACCTTGGTGTCCGCTATGACCTGTACACCTCGCCGTATGAGGTGTACAACAACCAGGGGAACTATGACATCGCTTCGGGCACGATTTTCGCAGCGGGTCAGAATGGCCACTCTCGTTCGCTGGTCAACACGGACAAGAACAACATCGCTCCGCGCATCGGTTTTGCTTATGACGTTTTCGGTAACGGCAAGACGTCGATTCGCGGTGGCTACGGCATCTTCTACTTCCTGGACCGTGGCGGTGTAGGCAACCAGCTCAGCAACAACCCCGGCTACAACGGCACGTATAGCTATCTGGCATCTGCCGGCTATCGCGTAACGTTTACCGGTCAGGTAGCGGCCGGTACCAACGACGCGAGCGCAACGAAGGCAGCTCTTCCGCTTCCTGTCGTCGCGACAACTGCTGATCCTGGAACTGCGACCGTCATTGCCGTTCGCCCGACGAACCAGAATAGCCAGATCCAGCAGTTCAACCTGCAGGTGCAGCAGGCTATTGATCACTACACCTCGCTGACCGTTTCTTACGTCGGCACCACGTCTCAGCATTTGATGACATGGTTCAACGCCAACCAGCCTTACCTCGGTGGCACTGGCTCGACGACGACAGGTGTTGCTGGCGGTTTGATCTATCCGACCCGTGGAACGATCACGGAAGGCTGCGCTTGTGGATCGTCGAACTACAACGGTCTGCAGATGCAGGTGACGCGGAACATGCCGAATGGCTTGACGCTCACCGGTGCGTATACCTACTCGCATACGCTGGATAACTCCAACGGCGCGTTCTCAACCAACAGCGGATCGGGCCGTATCCAGATCAAGGCGAATGGTCAGCCTGATTTCCTCTCGAACTACGGCAACTCGGATCAGGATATTCGCCACGTCCTCGTAGCCAGCGCAACGTACAAGCTCCCCTTCGGCCGTGGCCAGAAGTTTGGCTCGAACGTTCCCTGGTACATCGATGAAGTGATCGGCGGATGGCAGATCAATCCTCTGTACACGCTCACCAGCGGTTCGCCGTTTGATTTCTCGACTTCGGGAACGAACTCGCTGGCTGACAACCGTCCTGACGTGCTTTCCTACAAGCCCTCTTCGCATGCCCGTCTGGGAGGTGCAAACTCGGTGGCTGGTCAGTATGTTTACTTCACGGGTACGTTCACGACGCCTCCGACGAGCACTGCTGGTGGCTATACTCGCGTCGGTAACCTGTCGCGTAACAAGTACTATGGCCCGGGCTACAACGACCTGGACATGTCCGCGTTCAAGGGCTTCCACATCACGCAGCGCGTGAATGCGGAGTTCCGTGCGCAGGCGTTCAATCTGTTCAACCACCCGCAGTTCACCAATCCTGATTCAACCATTCATGATGGTGCTGCTTCGGGTGCGAACTACGTAGTTTCGCCCACACAGACTGGCAGCTTCGGCACGATCAGCGGCATTCGTTATGAGTCGCAGCGTGAAGTCGAGCTTGGCTTCCGTGTGAGCTTCTAA
- a CDS encoding winged helix-turn-helix domain-containing protein, with protein MQNPVQNPRLTFGLFEIDLETGELWKAGFRIKLQSQPFKVLACLLERPGQIITREELQLRLWGKDTVVDFDHSLGTAVNKIREALGDSADNPRFVETLSRRGYRFVAPVTRVAPPPQVLPAEEPAATPPAVEKASDAGSAPPEPLAAEPAAPPLRAERNNGILYLLLATATTLTALASGYFIGHQRTSVTPPHIIQITHNGHLAPSGNATENFAAEVTDGPYLYAPTLESGHYGLTAIELAGGNSIPMQIPSDVASPTLGDISPDGSHLLLRDHLSPESEQPLWVVPTIGGSAQRIGSVLAHDATWMPDGITILYASGNDLFTTRSGTSSPEHYATLPGRAFWLRWQPNGKLLRFTVIDPITHTVALYQLNASDRQPKRLLAGFSQPSGECCGVWTADGSQFVFQSSHGGTDNLWQLTGSATTSPIQLTDGPLQFQSPVASRTGHRIYFQGVDARSEFERVSPTGDVTADDSFLAGAVRLDYSRDGQWVVWTDSNGLLWRARADGRERLQLSPDGLDVFLARWSPDGKQLVAMAREPGKAWRIYEIPSSGGSIKPLVDDARNAADPSWSNDGTTIAFGRLNDTLGKENAERGINLLHLDTGKTEPLPNSQGLFSPRWSPDGHYLAALTLDQREVRLYNFATKSWTTITSDSGADPVWSSDSRFLYVHASLDPSQPIERISIPDGKVTVLVRLADSRAHGAVDYVFSGLAPGDVPLIRTRIFTGNLFSLDLKQ; from the coding sequence ATGCAAAACCCTGTCCAAAACCCGCGCCTCACCTTCGGACTCTTTGAGATTGATCTCGAGACCGGTGAGCTTTGGAAGGCAGGCTTTCGCATCAAGCTGCAGAGCCAGCCCTTCAAGGTGCTCGCCTGCCTGCTGGAGCGGCCCGGACAGATCATCACCCGCGAAGAGCTACAGTTGCGCCTCTGGGGCAAAGACACGGTCGTCGACTTCGACCACTCCCTCGGCACCGCCGTCAACAAGATCCGCGAAGCCCTCGGCGACTCCGCCGACAATCCCCGCTTCGTCGAAACCCTCTCCCGCCGCGGCTACCGCTTCGTCGCTCCCGTGACCAGAGTCGCTCCGCCGCCGCAAGTGCTTCCAGCAGAAGAGCCTGCCGCCACACCCCCCGCAGTGGAGAAAGCCTCCGACGCGGGCTCTGCTCCGCCAGAGCCTCTCGCCGCAGAGCCCGCAGCTCCTCCCCTCCGCGCAGAGCGAAACAACGGCATCCTTTATTTACTCCTGGCTACAGCCACAACCCTGACAGCGCTGGCCAGCGGCTACTTCATCGGGCATCAACGCACATCCGTAACGCCTCCCCATATCATCCAAATTACTCATAACGGGCATCTTGCCCCCTCGGGCAACGCTACCGAAAACTTTGCCGCCGAAGTCACCGACGGCCCCTATCTCTATGCTCCCACGCTCGAAAGCGGCCACTACGGTCTCACCGCTATCGAACTCGCCGGGGGCAACAGCATTCCGATGCAGATTCCCTCGGACGTCGCCAGCCCCACGCTCGGGGACATCTCTCCCGATGGCTCGCACCTGCTTCTGCGCGACCACCTCTCTCCCGAATCCGAGCAGCCTCTCTGGGTCGTTCCCACCATCGGCGGCTCCGCCCAGCGCATCGGCAGCGTCCTCGCGCACGACGCCACCTGGATGCCCGACGGCATCACCATTCTCTACGCCAGCGGCAACGACCTCTTCACCACGCGCTCCGGCACTAGCTCCCCCGAGCACTACGCCACGCTTCCCGGCCGCGCCTTCTGGCTGCGCTGGCAGCCAAACGGCAAGCTGCTCCGCTTCACGGTCATCGACCCCATCACCCACACCGTGGCGCTTTATCAGCTCAACGCCAGCGACCGCCAGCCCAAGCGCCTGCTCGCGGGCTTCTCCCAACCCTCCGGCGAGTGCTGCGGCGTGTGGACCGCCGACGGCTCGCAGTTTGTCTTCCAAAGCAGCCACGGCGGCACCGACAACCTCTGGCAACTTACTGGAAGCGCAACCACTTCGCCCATCCAGCTTACCGACGGCCCCCTGCAGTTCCAGTCGCCGGTAGCTTCCCGCACCGGGCACCGCATCTACTTCCAGGGCGTCGACGCCCGCTCCGAATTCGAGCGCGTCTCCCCCACAGGCGACGTCACTGCCGACGACTCCTTCCTTGCAGGTGCAGTGCGCCTCGACTACTCGCGAGACGGCCAGTGGGTCGTCTGGACAGACTCCAACGGCCTTCTCTGGCGCGCCCGCGCCGACGGCCGCGAACGCCTGCAGCTCTCGCCCGACGGCCTCGACGTCTTCCTCGCCCGCTGGTCGCCCGACGGCAAGCAGCTCGTCGCCATGGCCCGTGAACCAGGCAAAGCATGGCGTATCTATGAGATACCGTCCAGCGGTGGCAGCATCAAGCCGCTTGTGGACGACGCCCGCAACGCAGCCGACCCCTCCTGGTCGAACGACGGCACGACCATCGCCTTCGGCCGCCTGAATGACACACTGGGCAAGGAAAACGCCGAACGCGGCATCAATCTCCTGCATCTGGATACCGGCAAGACAGAGCCGCTGCCCAACTCGCAGGGACTTTTCAGCCCTCGATGGTCACCCGACGGCCACTATCTCGCCGCCCTCACGCTCGACCAGCGCGAGGTGCGCCTCTACAACTTCGCCACCAAAAGCTGGACGACGATCACCAGCGACTCTGGAGCCGACCCCGTCTGGTCCTCCGACAGCCGCTTCCTCTACGTCCATGCCTCGCTCGACCCCAGCCAGCCGATCGAGCGGATCTCCATCCCCGACGGCAAGGTAACGGTGCTCGTACGCTTGGCCGATTCCCGCGCCCACGGCGCCGTCGATTACGTCTTCAGCGGCCTCGCTCCCGGCGATGTGCCCTTGATTCGCACCCGAATTTTCACCGGAAACCTCTTCTCACTCGACCTCAAGCAGTAA